CGCCAACGGGCCACTGCGGTAGGCGAGTTCCACGTCGTCGTACGACGTCTCCTCCAGCCGGCGCTGCACGGAGCTCTGCGCGTTGTTGACGAGCACGTCCAGGCCGCCGAACTCCCGTACCGTCTCCGCCACCATGCGGTCGACGTCCGACCGCTCGCCCACGTCCCCGACGACGCTGTGGACCCGCCCACCGCGTTCGGCGATCTCTCCCGCGGTGTCCTTGAGCTTGCCCTCGGTACGGCCCGTGATCACCACCGCCGCCCCTTCGGCCGCCAGGGCGAGAGCGATCCCGCGGCCCACGCCCTGCCCGCCGCCGGTGACCAGAGCCGTCTTGCCCGCCAACCGCTCCATCACGTCTCCTTCCAGAAGGGGCCCCAGGTGGGGAAGGCGGCCGGCAGTGCCGGCCGTCCGGCGCCCGCCCAGCCCTCGAAACCGACCTGCTGGGGGCGCTCGGTCACGTCCGCCGCGTACCAGTGCTGCTCCCGGCGCCGGGAGAAGTACCACTCGCCGTCCACGCGCGCGTACTCGTCGAGATAGCGGATCGCCATCACGATCCACCGCTCCCCCACCTCGTGCTCGGCACGGCAGTACACGGAACCGGTGGCCGTGTCGCGGCCGGCGAACTCGATGCGGTGACCGCAGATCTGGTGGACGGACCGATGGAAGCCGCGGACGAGGGGCTCGATGTAGGCCAGCAGCGCCTCGCGGCCACGGCCGTGGCGGCCCAGGTCGACGTCGGGTCGGAAGCAGCCCGCCCAGGCGTCGAGGTCGCGGGCGTCCACGGCGAGCGCGTACCGCACGGGCAGCTGCTGGATGGCGAGGTGGGACTCGACGCGGTCGAGGCGGTCCTCGATCGGCGTCATGGCCGGGGCTCCTTGGGCAGGCCGAGGACCTGCTCGCCGATGATGTTGCGCTGGATCTCGCTGGATCCGCCGTAGATCGTTTCCGCCAGGGAGAGCAGGAAGGAGCGCTGCCGCATGTCCAGGCCGTAGTCCTCGCCGACGATCTGACCGGCCGGGCCCGCCAACTCCTGCGCCAGGTGACCGAGTTGCTGGTGGCGGGTGGAGGCGTAGAGCTTGGCCGTGGTGGACTGGGCGCCCGGGGTGCGGCCCGCGGTCAGTTCGGCGAGGGTGCGCAGGTTGGTGGTGCGCATGATGCGTACGGAGATCCAGGCGTCGATGATGCGGCGGCGCAGCATCGGGTCGTCGAGCGCGCCTCGCTCCCGGGCCAGGTCGATCAGCGCCTCGGCCTCACGTTCGAAGGTGAGCTGCTGGGGCAGGAGCGTGGTGCCGCGTTCGATGCCGAGGGTGGCCATCGCGGTGCGCCAGCCCTGTCCGACCTCGCCGACGATCATGTCCGCGCCGGTGCGCGCGTCGGAGAGGAACACCTCGGCGAACTCGTCCTGGCCGGCGAGGTTGCGGATGGGGCGGATCTCGACACCGGGCTGGTCCGTGGGCAGGAGCAGCATGGTCAGGCCCTTGTGCCGTACCGAGTCGGGGTCGGTGCGGGCGAGGACGTAGAGCCAGTCGGCGTGGATACCGAAGGAGGTCCACACCTTCTGCCCGCTGACCACCCATTGGTCGCCGTCGCGCTCGGCCCGGGTGCGGACCGAGGCCAGGTCGGAGCCGGCGCCGGGCTCGCTGAAGCCCTGGCCCCACAGTTCCTCGACGGCGAGGATCGGCGGCAGGAAGCGCTTCTTCTGCTCCTCGCCGCCCATCTTCAGGAGCATCGGGCCGAGGAGGTCGAGGGCGTTGCCGGTGGCCCGGTAGGGGGCGTTCGCGCGGGCGTACTCGTACTCGAAGACGATCTCCTCGAGGAGTCCGAGTCCTCGTCCCCCGTACTCCTTGGGCCAGCCCACACCCAGCCAACCGCCGTTCGAGAGCTCGCGGTCCCAGGCCAGCCGGACCTCCCAGGCCTCCCCGTCGGTGGGGCCGCCGACGCCGCGGTGTGCCGCGAACTCGCCGGTGAGATGGTCCGCCAGCCAGTCCCGCAGCTCGTCGCGGAAGTCACGTACGGCGGGTCCGAAGTCCAGCTCCATGCCGACTTCCTTCCAGAGGTCCAGAGGTTCAGAGGCCCAGAGGGGGTTCAGGGGTTCAGATGCCGAGCCGGGTGGCCAGCAGCTCGCGGTGGTACGACGGTGTGCCGAGCAGCACCTCGGAGCTCTTGGCCCGCTTGAAGTACAGGTGGGCGGGGTGTTCCCAGGTGAAGCCGATACCGCCGTGCACCTGGATGTTGTCGCCGGCGACCTTGGTGAACGCCTCAGAGCAGAAGGCCTGTGCCAGGGCCGCCGCGACGGGGGTCTCCGTGTCGTCGTCCGCGTCCAGGGCCCACAGCCCGGCGTACGCGGCCGAGCGGGCGGCCTCGATCTCCACCAGCATGTCGGCGCACTTGTGCTTGATCCCCTGGAAGGAGCCGATGGGGCGCCCGTACTGCACCCGGATCTTGGCGTAGTCCACGGCGGCGTCCAGAGCGGCGGCCGCTCCCCCGACCTGTTCGGCGGCGAGGAGCACGGACGCGGTGGCGAGGGTGCGTTCGAGTGCGGGCCACGCCGTGTCCTGGCTGCCGATCAGGCGTGCGGGGGTGTCGGTGAAGTCCAGCCGTGCCTGTTTGCGGGTCTGGTCGAGGGTGGGCAGGGCGGTGCGGACGAGACCCGCTGCGTCGCCGTCGACCGCGAAGAGGCTGATGCCCCCAGGGGTGCGGGCGGCGACCAGGACCAGGTCGGCGAGGTGTCCGTCGGGGACGTAGGTCTTCGTGCCGGTCAGCCTCGGGCCGTCGGCGGTGGTGCGGCCGGTGAGCCGGATGCCCTGCTCGTCCCAGCGGCCGCTGTCCTCGGTGAGCGCCAGCGTGGCCACCGTCTCACCGGACGCGATGCCCGGCAGGAGGTCGCGCCGGGCCTGTTCGTCGTCGCAGCGCAGGAGGGCTTCGGCCGCCAGGGCGACGGTGGCGAAGTACGGCCCGCACAACAGCGCCCGGCCGGCCTCCTCGAAGACGATGCCGAGGTCGACGTAGCCGAAGCCGTGACCGCCGTACTCCTCCGGGATCGCGAGCCCCTGGAGGCCCAGTTCGCCGGCCATCCGCCGCCAGAGGACCGGGTCGTGGCCCAGCGGTTCGGCGGCCAGGCGGCGCACGGCCGCCTCGTCGGAGTGCTTGGCCAGGAACGACCGTACGACCTTGCGCAGTTCGTCCTGTTCCTGGCTGAAGGTGAGATCCATGCCGAGCTTCCCGTCCTCGGTGCGACGCGTCTGCCGATCGCTTGCCGCTCTCCGCTCGATACAGTTAGATAATTATAGTATCCACACTGAATGCACCAGGAGCGCGACGTGACCGATCTCTACGCCCCGTTCACGAGCCTGACCTTCGAGCGGCCCGCGCCCGGCGTGCTGCGCGTCGTGCTCGACGCCCCGAACCTCAACGCGGTCGACCCGCGGATGCACTGCGAGCTGGCCGACATCTGGCCGGTGATCGACCGGGACGAACAGACCCGGGCGGTGCTGGTCCAGGGGGCCGGCCGGGCGTTCTCGGCGGGCGGGACCTTCGACTCCATCGAGGCCATGACCGAGGACTACGCGGTGCGCGCCCGGGTGATGCGCGAGGCGCGGGACATGGTCTACGGGGTGATGAACTGCTCCAAGCCCGTGGTCTCCGCGATCCACGGTCCGGCGGTCGGTGCGGGACTGGTCATCGGCATGCTGGCGGACATCTCGATCGCCGCCCGCACCGCGAAGATCGTCGACGGGCACACCCGGCTCGGTGTCGCTGCGGGCGATCACGCCGCCATCTGCTGGCCGTTGCTGTGCGGCATGGCCAAGGCCAAGTACTACCTGCTCACCTGTGAGGCGCTCACCGGCGAGGAGGCCGAGCGGATCGGGCTGGTGTCGAAGTGCGTGGCCGACGAGGACGTGCACGCGGAGGCGCTCCGGGTGGCGAGCGTCCTGGCCGCCGGCCCCACCAGCGCCATCAGCTGGACCAAGCGGTCCCTCAACCACTGGTACCGCACCGCCCAGCCGATCTTCGAAGCCTCGCTCGGGCTGGAGTTCTTCGGGTTCGCGGGCCACGAGGTCGTCGAGGGCCTGGCCGCCCACCGCGACAAGCGCGCCCCGGACTTCGAGGGCGTGGGCGACAAGAACCCGCTGGCTCTGTGATCACCGGACCAGAACCCTTTGGCTCTGTGACCACCGCACTAGAACCCCCTGGCTCTCCGACCGCCGCACAAGAGGAACCGATCATGACTGCTGAGCAGATCACCACCGAAGTCCCGCCGCTGGTACGGGGGTTGACCTACGAGGAGATGCCGGTCGGGCAGGTCTTCCGTACCGCCCGCCGTACCGTCACCGAGACCGACCTGGTCAACTTCGTCACCTGGGGCGGCTTCACCGAGCCGCTCTTCTGGGACGCCACGCACGCGGCGGAGGGCGGGTACACGGGCCGACTGGTGCCCGGCGGCCTGACCTACTGTCTGGCCGAAGGGCTCGTCCTGCAGACGAACGTGCTGCACGGCACCGGACTCGCCTTCCTCCACATGGAGCTCGACGTGCTGGGACCGGTCTACGTCGGCGACACGCTGTACGCCGTCGTGGAGACCACGGGCTGCCGCCCCTCCAGCAAGCCCGGCCGGGGCGTGGTGACCAGCCGGATCACCGTGCGCAACCAGCGGGACGAGGACGTCCTGGTCTACTGCCCGGTGCGGCTGATCCGCGGCCGGGACTACGAGGCGCCGGCGCCGTGAGAGCGGGGGACGAGGGACAGTCCGGGCTTCGGACCCACGGCGGACTCGGTGGACTCGATGGCGAACGCTCCCCCGTGCACCCAGTCGGACGGCATCGCGGGTCGCGGGGCCAGCTCGTGGTCCGGGATCGCCATCGCGTAGAGGCGGGTGTAGCGGAACTTGGCCTCCAGGTTGTCGAGGACCGACCAGTACTCGTAGCCGCACACCTCGACACCGGCGGCGACGAGTCCCGCCAGCCAGGCGAGCCGGGCCCGCAGGAGGGCCCGACGCCGGGTGTCGTCACTGTGTCCCGTCTCGTCCACCAGGTCCAGGTCGCCCATGCCGTTGTCGACGACCGACAGCGGGGGCAGCGTGTCCCCGTACTGGTCGCACAGCCCGGCTACGGCGTCGGCGAGCCCCTCGGGGATGATCGGCCAGCCGTAGGCGGTCGTCTCCACGTCGTCGAAGGGCACGATCGCGAACCCGAGTCCCACGAGCAGGCGGTTGACCTCGTTGAGGGCGCTGCGGCACTTGGTGGTCGGCAGGACGCGGGGCAGGTTCTCCGGCGCGGTGACGCGGAACGGCGTGTGCCAGGACAGGCCCAGCAGGTCCTGGGCGGTGGCGATGACCTCCAGGTCGCCGGGGCGTACGCAGCCGGAGGCCGCCACCGGGGCTTCGTCGTCCTCGGTCACCATGTGTTCCCCGAGCAGCAGGGGGTCGAGGAACAGGCGGTTGGTCCAGGCGTCCAGACGCTCCAGGGCGAGCCGGTCGTAGGGGTCGTCGGTGGCCGCGTAGCCGCCGACGAGGGTGACCGTCGTCCCGATCCGGCCCGTGGCGCCGACGGACCTGAGGGCCTGGGTGGCGAGCCCGTTGGCCAGAAGGATGTGGTGGACCGCCGGCAGCCCGGCGCGGCCCGCGCCCCGGCCCGGTGAGTACATTCCGGCCACATGGTCGGCGAGTGTGGGACCGGCGAGGTCGGTGGAGGTGATCCAGCGGTCCACCCGGTCGCCGAAGCGGCGGCCCAGCTCGGCGGCGTACGCGGCGAAGTGCTCCGCGGTGTCGCGGCTGAGCCAGCCGCCCGCGGCGTCCAGCCAGGGGGGCAGGGTGCGGTCGAACAGGGTGAGTGCGGGGCGCCTGCCCTGTGCGAGCAGGGCGTCGAGCGCGCGCTCGCAGCGGTCCAGCGCCTGCCGGTCCCAACGGCCTGGGCCGTCGGGCTGGAGCTGCGGCCACCCGGCGACCATGCGGTGGGTGTCCGGGGTGACGCCGAGCAGCTGCCGGATGTCGTCCGTCCACTGCCGGAAGTGCCCGCCGCGTTCCGGCGGGGGCGGCGGTGGAGCCGCGATGGTGTCCGCCGTGGCGACCCCCCAGTCGACACCGCGCAAGGACTCATGCAGGAAACCATCGCTCATGGGCACCGTCCAGGCGGTCAATGGTTTAGCGCATTCAACTGAATGTCCGCCGCCCGGACGCTAACACTTCATGCAAACCACGACAATGTTTCGGCCAGATCTCCTGGATGTGTAAACCCCGCGGCCGCCTACTCCCCGAAGGGCCGGAAGTCCTCGTCCTGCCACCAGGGGTAGACGTCCGGCATGTCCTTGCTGACCCGGCCGGGGAAGGCGGGCGGCCTCTTGGCCAGGAACGACTCGACTCCCTCGACCGGGTCCGGGCCGCCGCCTATCTGGCTCATGATGCGGGAGTCGAGCCGGTGCGCGGTCATGGGGTGGGGCTCGCCCAGCATCCGCCACATCATCTGGCGGGCCAGGGCGACCGAGATCGCCGAGGTGGTCCCGGCGATCTCCCGGGCGAGTTCGTACGCCGCCGGCAGCAGGTCCTCCGGCGAGTGGACGGAGCGGACCAGACCGGCCTCCAGCGCCTCGTCGGGACCGAAGAGGCGGCCCGTCGCCACCCACTCCATGGCCCGCTGCATGCCGACCGCCCGGGGCAGGAACCAGCTCGCCGCCGACTCCGGCACGATGCCGCGGCGCGCGAAGACGAAGCCGAACTTCGCCGTCGTCGATGCCAGCCGGATGTCCATCGGCAGGGTCATGCTCGCCCCGACGCCCGCCGCCGGGCCGTTGATCGCCGCGATGACCGGTTTGGTGCTGGAGAAGATCCGCAGCGCGACCCGGCCGCCGGTGTCCCGGTGCCAGGCGCCCGCCCTGCGGTGGTCGAAGGACGAGCCGCCGGAGCTGACGTCGGCGCCCGCGCAGAAGCCACGGCCGGCGCCCGTCACCACGACCACCCGCACCTCGTCGTCCGCGTCGGCCGCGTCCAGCACGTCGAGCAGGTCCTGCATCATCTGCGGGTTGAAGGCGTTGAGCCGCTCGGGCCGGTCGAGGGTGACGGTGAGGATCCGGTCCGCCGTCTCGGCCCGCACGGTCTCGTACTCCTGCTGCGCCATGCGTGTCCTCCGTCGCTCCACGAGCCCGTTTCCAGAAAGCTTAATTAGTTATAGCATTCAACTCTAACGAAAGATCCTGGACGGGCGTTCCTGGACGTCGGTCCGGGACGAGCGAGTCCGAACGAGGGCGGTGGACATGACGGATCTGGTGGTGACGGCCGTCGGGCCGGTCCGGCTGATCGAGCTGAACCGGCCCGAGCAGCGGAACGCGATGAGCGACGAACTGCACACCGGCCTGGCGTCGGTGTGGGACGAGGTCGCCGCCGACCCGGAAGCCCGGGTGATCGTGCTCACCGGGCGCGGCCCGGCCTTCAGCGCCGGCGGAAACCTCGACACCATGACCCGGGTCCAGCGCGACAATGCCTTCCGGGAGCGGCAGGTCGACGAGGCTCGCGGGATCATCACGGGCCTGGTCCGCTGCCCCCTGCCCGTGATCGCGGCGGTCAACGGCCCGGCCGTCGGCCTCGGTTGCAGCCTGGCCCTGCTGAGCGACCTCGTGCTGATCGCCGACGACACCTATCTCGCCGATCCGCACGTCCAGGTCGGCCTCGTAGCGGGCGACGGCGGCGCGTACGTCCTGCCGCTGCTCGTGGGCCTGACCCGCGCGAAGGAACTCCTGTTCCTGGGCGAGCGGGTGAGCGCCGAGGACGCCGTGCGGCTGGGCATCGCCAACCGTGCCGTGCCCAGGGACAAGCTGATGGACGAGGCCATGGACCTGGCCGGGCGGCTGGCGGCCCTGCCCGCGCAGGCGCTGCGCGAGACCAAGCGCGCGGTCAACCGGCATCTGGAGCAGGCCCTCGACACCGTGATGGAACCGGCCCTGCTCGCCGAGCGGGACACCATGCACGCACCGGACCACATCGCGGCGGTCGAGCGGATGATCGCGGCGCGCGGTCGCCGCTGAGCCCCCAGAGCCTTACAGGCGCAGAGGCGCAGAGCCGCAGCCGCAGCCGCAGCCGCAGCCGCAGCCGGAAAGGAGTACCCGCATGGACTTCGCGTTCAGCGAGGAGCAGGAGGAACTCGGGCGCACGGTGAGGGCGTTCCTCGCGGACACCTCGCCCGAGACCGAGGTACGGCGCCTCATGGAGACCCCGGAGGGGTTCGACCGTGCGCTGTGGCGCCGTATGGGCACGGAGCTGGGCCTTCAGGGACTGGCCGTGCCCGAGGAGTACGGCGGCGCCGGGTGCGGGCCGGTCGAGGTGGGCGTGGTCATGGAGGAGGCGGGCCGTGCGCTGCTGTGCGCGCCCTTGCTGTCCTCGGCCGTCCTCGCGACCACCACGCTGCTCCGCTGCGCCGACGAGGAGGCCCGCAAGCGGCTGTTGCCGGGCCTGGCTTCCGGGGAGCTGGTCGGGACACTGGCCCTGACCGAGGACTCCGCGCGCTGGGACGCGGCGGGCGTGCGGCTCACCGCCCGTGCGTCCGCCGGGAGTTGGCTGCTGACCGGGCACAAGACGTTCGTCCTGGACGGCGCGGCCGCCGATGTCGTCCTCACCGTGGCCCGGGCCGACGACGGGATCGGCGTCTTCCTGGTGGACGGTGACGCACCCGGGCTGACGCGTGAGCCGCTGCCCACGCTGGACCCGACCCGCAGACAGGCGCGCCTCGACTACGCCGACGTACCGGCGATCCGGCTGCGGACGCACGGTGACGGCTGGGACCTGGTCGCACAGGTCCTGGACCGGGCCGCCGTCGCGCTGGCCGCCGAGCAGGTCGGGGTGGCCTCCCGCGCGCTGGAGACGGCGGTGGAGTACGCCAAGGTGCGGCACCAGTTCGGGCGGCCCATCGGGTCCTTCCAGGCCGTCAAGCACCTGCTGGCCGACGTCCTGCTGGAGGTCGAGTCGGCACGGGCCGCCGCGCACTACGGGCTGCTCGCGGCCTCGGACGAGGCGCCGGACCTGCCCGCCGTGGCGAGCCTGGCCAAGGCGTTCTGCTCCGACGCGTGTCTGCAGGCGACCGAGGAGAACATCCAGGTCCACGGCGGCATCGGCTTCACC
Above is a window of Streptomyces griseorubiginosus DNA encoding:
- a CDS encoding acyl-CoA dehydrogenase family protein, whose protein sequence is MELDFGPAVRDFRDELRDWLADHLTGEFAAHRGVGGPTDGEAWEVRLAWDRELSNGGWLGVGWPKEYGGRGLGLLEEIVFEYEYARANAPYRATGNALDLLGPMLLKMGGEEQKKRFLPPILAVEELWGQGFSEPGAGSDLASVRTRAERDGDQWVVSGQKVWTSFGIHADWLYVLARTDPDSVRHKGLTMLLLPTDQPGVEIRPIRNLAGQDEFAEVFLSDARTGADMIVGEVGQGWRTAMATLGIERGTTLLPQQLTFEREAEALIDLARERGALDDPMLRRRIIDAWISVRIMRTTNLRTLAELTAGRTPGAQSTTAKLYASTRHQQLGHLAQELAGPAGQIVGEDYGLDMRQRSFLLSLAETIYGGSSEIQRNIIGEQVLGLPKEPRP
- a CDS encoding acyl-CoA dehydrogenase family protein translates to MDLTFSQEQDELRKVVRSFLAKHSDEAAVRRLAAEPLGHDPVLWRRMAGELGLQGLAIPEEYGGHGFGYVDLGIVFEEAGRALLCGPYFATVALAAEALLRCDDEQARRDLLPGIASGETVATLALTEDSGRWDEQGIRLTGRTTADGPRLTGTKTYVPDGHLADLVLVAARTPGGISLFAVDGDAAGLVRTALPTLDQTRKQARLDFTDTPARLIGSQDTAWPALERTLATASVLLAAEQVGGAAAALDAAVDYAKIRVQYGRPIGSFQGIKHKCADMLVEIEAARSAAYAGLWALDADDDTETPVAAALAQAFCSEAFTKVAGDNIQVHGGIGFTWEHPAHLYFKRAKSSEVLLGTPSYHRELLATRLGI
- a CDS encoding crotonase/enoyl-CoA hydratase family protein, yielding MAQQEYETVRAETADRILTVTLDRPERLNAFNPQMMQDLLDVLDAADADDEVRVVVVTGAGRGFCAGADVSSGGSSFDHRRAGAWHRDTGGRVALRIFSSTKPVIAAINGPAAGVGASMTLPMDIRLASTTAKFGFVFARRGIVPESAASWFLPRAVGMQRAMEWVATGRLFGPDEALEAGLVRSVHSPEDLLPAAYELAREIAGTTSAISVALARQMMWRMLGEPHPMTAHRLDSRIMSQIGGGPDPVEGVESFLAKRPPAFPGRVSKDMPDVYPWWQDEDFRPFGE
- a CDS encoding enoyl-CoA hydratase/isomerase family protein, whose protein sequence is MTDLYAPFTSLTFERPAPGVLRVVLDAPNLNAVDPRMHCELADIWPVIDRDEQTRAVLVQGAGRAFSAGGTFDSIEAMTEDYAVRARVMREARDMVYGVMNCSKPVVSAIHGPAVGAGLVIGMLADISIAARTAKIVDGHTRLGVAAGDHAAICWPLLCGMAKAKYYLLTCEALTGEEAERIGLVSKCVADEDVHAEALRVASVLAAGPTSAISWTKRSLNHWYRTAQPIFEASLGLEFFGFAGHEVVEGLAAHRDKRAPDFEGVGDKNPLAL
- a CDS encoding enoyl-CoA hydratase/isomerase family protein, which produces MTDLVVTAVGPVRLIELNRPEQRNAMSDELHTGLASVWDEVAADPEARVIVLTGRGPAFSAGGNLDTMTRVQRDNAFRERQVDEARGIITGLVRCPLPVIAAVNGPAVGLGCSLALLSDLVLIADDTYLADPHVQVGLVAGDGGAYVLPLLVGLTRAKELLFLGERVSAEDAVRLGIANRAVPRDKLMDEAMDLAGRLAALPAQALRETKRAVNRHLEQALDTVMEPALLAERDTMHAPDHIAAVERMIAARGRR
- a CDS encoding nuclear transport factor 2 family protein, producing MTPIEDRLDRVESHLAIQQLPVRYALAVDARDLDAWAGCFRPDVDLGRHGRGREALLAYIEPLVRGFHRSVHQICGHRIEFAGRDTATGSVYCRAEHEVGERWIVMAIRYLDEYARVDGEWYFSRRREQHWYAADVTERPQQVGFEGWAGAGRPALPAAFPTWGPFWKET
- a CDS encoding acyl-CoA dehydrogenase family protein; amino-acid sequence: MDFAFSEEQEELGRTVRAFLADTSPETEVRRLMETPEGFDRALWRRMGTELGLQGLAVPEEYGGAGCGPVEVGVVMEEAGRALLCAPLLSSAVLATTTLLRCADEEARKRLLPGLASGELVGTLALTEDSARWDAAGVRLTARASAGSWLLTGHKTFVLDGAAADVVLTVARADDGIGVFLVDGDAPGLTREPLPTLDPTRRQARLDYADVPAIRLRTHGDGWDLVAQVLDRAAVALAAEQVGVASRALETAVEYAKVRHQFGRPIGSFQAVKHLLADVLLEVESARAAAHYGLLAASDEAPDLPAVASLAKAFCSDACLQATEENIQVHGGIGFTWEHPAHLYLKRAKTSQLLFGDPAYHRELLAQRIGMEAVGGAA
- a CDS encoding MaoC family dehydratase → MTAEQITTEVPPLVRGLTYEEMPVGQVFRTARRTVTETDLVNFVTWGGFTEPLFWDATHAAEGGYTGRLVPGGLTYCLAEGLVLQTNVLHGTGLAFLHMELDVLGPVYVGDTLYAVVETTGCRPSSKPGRGVVTSRITVRNQRDEDVLVYCPVRLIRGRDYEAPAP
- a CDS encoding family 1 glycosylhydrolase, with the protein product MSDGFLHESLRGVDWGVATADTIAAPPPPPPERGGHFRQWTDDIRQLLGVTPDTHRMVAGWPQLQPDGPGRWDRQALDRCERALDALLAQGRRPALTLFDRTLPPWLDAAGGWLSRDTAEHFAAYAAELGRRFGDRVDRWITSTDLAGPTLADHVAGMYSPGRGAGRAGLPAVHHILLANGLATQALRSVGATGRIGTTVTLVGGYAATDDPYDRLALERLDAWTNRLFLDPLLLGEHMVTEDDEAPVAASGCVRPGDLEVIATAQDLLGLSWHTPFRVTAPENLPRVLPTTKCRSALNEVNRLLVGLGFAIVPFDDVETTAYGWPIIPEGLADAVAGLCDQYGDTLPPLSVVDNGMGDLDLVDETGHSDDTRRRALLRARLAWLAGLVAAGVEVCGYEYWSVLDNLEAKFRYTRLYAMAIPDHELAPRPAMPSDWVHGGAFAIESTESAVGPKPGLSLVPRSHGAGAS